One part of the Tissierellales bacterium genome encodes these proteins:
- a CDS encoding DUF4065 domain-containing protein yields MADINDVANWILFHGSKVNNKKLQKLMYYSYAWYLVIMNERWEILTNQTIKLFNQKFEAWIHGPTCPTIYYKYKGYTSFEIDKPSSCETSLNPDEIDVLQQVLDVYDLYTGKELESISHQEKPWIEKRVGLGCYEASNEELSDLTIFDYYSSQME; encoded by the coding sequence ATGGCTGATATAAATGATGTAGCCAACTGGATACTATTTCATGGGAGTAAGGTTAATAATAAAAAATTACAAAAACTTATGTATTACAGTTATGCTTGGTATTTAGTTATTATGAACGAACGATGGGAAATTCTAACAAATCAGACTATAAAACTATTTAATCAAAAGTTTGAAGCGTGGATACATGGTCCGACTTGTCCAACTATTTATTATAAATATAAGGGTTATACATCGTTTGAAATAGATAAACCTTCTAGCTGTGAAACTTCTTTAAATCCAGATGAAATAGACGTGTTACAGCAAGTACTAGACGTATATGATCTGTATACTGGAAAAGAATTAGAGAGTATATCGCATCAAGAAAAACCTTGGATAGAAAAAAGAGTAGGGCTTGGGTGCTATGAAGCATCAAATGAAGAACTTTCAGATCTAACTATTTTCGATTACTATAGTTCTCAAATGGAATAA